In Pleuronectes platessa chromosome 5, fPlePla1.1, whole genome shotgun sequence, a single genomic region encodes these proteins:
- the LOC128440042 gene encoding transcriptional coactivator YAP1: MEQDGSTNPVSSPMAQDARTMTANSSDPFLNSGTYHSRDESTDSGLSMSSYSVPRTPDDFLNSVDEMDTGDSLPPSMGSQPSRFPDYLDAIPGTDVDLGTLEGESMAVESEELMPSLQEALSSDILNDMESVLAATKIDKESFLTWL, encoded by the exons ATggagcaagatggcagcacgAACCCAGTGTCCTCTCCCATGGCCCAGGACGCCCGCACCATGACTGCCAACAGCTCCGACCCATTCCTCAACAG CGGGACTTACCACTCCAGGGACGAGAGCACAGACAGCGGCTTGAGTATGAGCAGCTACAGCGTCCCTCGCACTCCAGACGACTTCCTCAACAGCGTGGATGAGATGGACACAG GGGACTCTCTTCCGCCCTCCATGGGGTCGCAGCCCAGCCGCTTCCCCGACTACCTGGACGCCATCCCGGGGACGGACGTGGACCTGGGCACCCTGGAGGGGGAGAGCATGGCGGTGGAGAGCGAGGAGCTGATGCCCAGTCTTCAGGAGGCGCTGAGCTCCGACATCCTCAACGACATGGAGTCCGTGCTGGCCGCTACCAAGATCGACAAGGAGAGCTTCCTCACATGGTTATAG